The Trichoderma breve strain T069 chromosome 2, whole genome shotgun sequence DNA segment CTGTTTACATACCTGACTTTACTCCTCAGCACCTCAACTTCTGCCTTCATCTCTAGACAtcgcctcttttcctccttgcGCTCCTCTTTCTTGCATCCGTCCTATCGTCTCGTTAGAAGGTTGATTCTTTTGTTATTTCCGCCgtcttgttgttttttttccttccagTGTATCCGATACCCGAGTTTCTCTTTTATCCGCTCGTCCCATGACGTGTCTCCGCTGGCCGACGTCAGCTCCCTGAGGCGGCATTACTTTTGACCAGACGCTACAAGAGAAACCCAAAACAaatacaaaacaaaacaaaaacaagcaaaaCCACCTCATTCTGCGGCCGGCCGACAGCCGCGCTCTTCACGATGCGCACTCCCCGGATTGTGATTCTTGTTCTCTGTATATCCGcgtccttcttcctccttttccGCGCAGCGACAGCCTCCAGACGAGCCGCAGACTCCCGATACCCCACTGAGCTGCGACCAAACAGATCAGTATGGGGGCTCATCTTCTACAACACGCCCTTTTCCCTGTTTCCTCCCAACGCCGCCATCAGCTTGACCGACGACAACAGCACGTCTTTTGCGGCGCGGCCTGCTGCGTTTGGCCCTAGGTTGCGACCCAACGGTCTAAGTGGGCAGCTGTGGGTTGGGAGCGGTTTCATTGAGGATAGCCTGGACGGCAATGGCGAGCTGGGCTGCAGCGACCTCCCAGGCTGGGATGGTGCCGGTGCGAAGCATGTGCTGAAGCAATCCTTTCACGGAACTACACCACACAAGAAAGATGCCTCCAAGTCTACTCGCCGGCCGAGGCGCAGCCAAGAGCTTCTTAGTCCGGATAGCTCCGAAACAGATACCAAAGCAAGTCTCAGCAAAGACATCCCCACCGATGACGGCACCGACAATCACCTCCACGAAAGGCTTCCGCTTACTCGGCGGGACACTTCTGTGTCTTCCCACGCCGATATCCAGTCGATTCAAGAGGGGGCCGAGATCAAGGGAAAGATTGTTCTGTTAATGCGCGGAGGATGTGGCTTCCTGGAGAAAGTCATGTGGGCACAGCGAAGAGGAGCCATTGGCGTCATTGTCGGTGACAACGTCAAGGGAGGTCCTCTCATCCAGATGTTTGCTCGCGGCGACGAGGTCGATAACGTGACGATTCCATCCGTCTTCACTGCCCGGACCACAGCACAGCTGCTTTCTTCGTTGACGCAGCCTGGCAGTTTTATCGAAGATACGCTTGACGATAACGGCAATCCCGTCCTCAAAGTCCAACAGGGCTCCAAGGCTAGGAAGAGCAAAGACACCGATTCCAAGAAGAAAGCGCCCTCGAAAAAATCCAAACCTTCAAACAAGGAAAAACGAATtacaaagagaaaggaggttgaggagaagcCAAGCGGTTGGTTCAAGCGCCTTTTCAGCTGGGGCACGTCTTCTCGTGGCGTCGACAGTGAAAGCAGGCCACCCAGCAGCGGCCAACTGGATTGGGTAATGGTTGAAGACTGGGAAGATGAGCAAGACAGTACCATAAAACCCAGCGTGGCTAAATCAAAGAAGCAACCGAAACGGCCGAAATCTGAGGGCGACGACTTTGTCATCGGAGTTCAAGACTGGCGGGATCCAGATGTCATGGGCAAGAGCAAGGCGACTTCTGTAAGCAAGGACGCGCCAgccaactccaactccaagGGCGACACCTCCGACAAGACGCCCAGCGCCGATAAGCCAAAGGGAGGAAGCATTACCCCGGGCAGCGGCGAGTATAAGCTGCGTAAAGTGTCTGAGGTCGAAAACGAAGCCACCTCGGCCTTTGAGCTGAGGGGGGTTTCACCATCCACAAAGGGCCGCGGCCTGATTTCTAGAATCtttggcgatgacgaggacgacgactTAGATGCTGAGCTTGCCGACCCCGAAGACGGCGACTATGACGACGACTTgcccgaagaagatgaagatccTGTACCGCATGAAGGCCTCTGGGTTACCATTACACCAACCAGCAGCGCCAGTCCATTCTTCGATAcgctccttgttcttgttaTCAGCCCTCTGGTGACTCTCTCAATTGTGTATGCGCTTTTAGTTTTACGAGCCAGAATTCgtaggagaagatggcgagccCCCAAGTCTGTGGTCGAACGTCTGCCCGTCAGGACATATCACACTGTTGCCCGATCCCCCAGCCTATCGCCCAGGGTCTCATCCCCAACGCCGACCACGCCACTATTGCAGCACACCCACAGCTCCAGCCCACCGAGATCCCGGCCACGTTCCAGGACGACCACTGGGGTCATGGAGAGCGCAAACTTTCTTGCCCCTACTCCCAGCGACTTGGCACTGCCGCAGACATTGCCACAACGGAGCTCTCGGACTGGTCGCTCAGGGCACGAACGAGGAGCCATCTCGGCAGAGTGGAAAAAGTACATGGGACGGCAAGTGGAATGTGTTGTCTGCTTGGAGGAGTATGTCGATGGCGTGAGCAGGGTGATGAGGCTGCCTTGTGGCCATGAGTTCCACGCCGACTGCATGTGAGTTTTCTTCCTCATTGTGTTTTCTTCAAGTATCAGACTGACAAGATCGATAGCACTCCTTGGTTGACAACCCGCCGACGAACATGCCCCATCTGCAAGGGAGACGTAGTCCGCTCTATGGCTCGTGGCTCGTGGGCTGGCCCTAGATACGAGCCATATCATGAcgacggcgatgacgacgatgagcaGGTAGCTGAAGGTTCTGGATCTAGATCATCCAGCGGCGACGAGGATCTCGAGCAAGGCGTTGCTGAGGCGGAGCCCACGGCATCACGTCGCTCGAACTGGCAAGataatttcttcttcatcctacCCGGTGGTAGACGCAGGACACAATCCCCATCCCCGCCATCAGATGATCGCCAGACATGATCCGATTAATGAGGTTTATCTTCATCGCCGACTTACCTGAGTTGACCGACCCGTCAGCTGCACATAGCTCCAAAAGGTCGGCAAGCATATCAACGGTTTATGCGGGCATATCTCTGCTTTAAAATCTATCTCAGCGGTATACCTTGTTGTCAGGGACAGCAACAATCATACGCTTTGGCGTAGTGGGCAATGGGAGGAATAggagtttttttctttttcttttgtgttttctttttgggacTAAGCAAGCATTATGGAAGTATCGCCTTGAATGGCTCTTTTGATTTCGGATGGAAGTATGTCTGTGGTTTTGTTGTTTATGTCCTTGCCTTTGTGGCGAGCTGGTTATGGGGAAGAGATAGAGGAATGAGGAGGCTGTTTGATCGATGAGCGCCTGTTGGGTGTCGGATGGAAGTGGAAGCTTACTTATACCCTTGAGTTGATGGCGGTTCATGTGGAATCTTGTATTTAGTTATCGTAGTGCGGTAATGGATGCCAGGCCATGGATGGTGGCAGGCTTTGATCTCCTGTCATTTGAGTTATAGTCATATTGTACAAGCTCACACATTGATTTGACATTGGCTATAGTTCAGCCTTTGATACAATGCAAGGCTGTATGATTGTTGATGCGATGAATTCAGTCACAGTAGTAACCCTCATCGTAAAGTCGATAATACGAGTCATGATGCAAGTCATCGATAATCCatttattctttttcttcactgTAACCAAGCTCACGTTTTAAActtttctatatatatatacatgtacaaaaCTTCAAAAGCAATCAGATGTAGCCCTTGAGgatggcagcctcagcatTTAATATGGAAGAACCAGCCGCTCCAATAACCGCTGTGAAAATGATTAGCCACATCTACCCTATAACAACACTTAACacgaaagaaaaggggaagaCTCACTGTTATGGCTCAGCGCAACAAACTTCAAGTCAAAGATGCCACTCTCGTCAGCTCGCACTCTGCCCACGCTGACGGTATATCCCCTGCCCAGATCGCGGTCCAGGCGCGGCTGCGGCCGgtcgtcctcgtcaaagACCTTGATGGGCGGGTTCGGCGCAGACGGGCACCCAATCTTCTGTGCCTCAGAGACGTACGCCCTGAGTGCGGCCTTGCACTCTTCAGGCGAGGGAGGAGGCTGGCGCTCAAACTTGAGGCTGACGCAGGCCGTGTGGCCGTCCATGACAGCGACGCGATTACACGAGGCCGATACTCGCAGGGCCTCCTGCTCGACAAAGGCTTTGCGGTCGCCGTCGATGGCGCCGAGGATCTTCCTGGCCTCGGTCTCGAGCTTGTCCTCCTCGCCCTGGATAAAGGGCACGACGTTGTCCATGATGTCCATGCTGGAGACGCCCGGGTAGCCGGCGCCGGAGACGGCCTGCatggtgacgatgctgaCGGTGGAGATGGGGCCAAAGGCGGCCTGTAGCGCGGCGAAGGGGATGACGAGCCCAATGACGGCGCAGTTGGAGTTGCAGACGAGGAAGCCCTTGTTCAGGCCGTGGACGGAGCGCTGGTGGGGGATGAGGTCGAGGTGAGGCAGGTTGACGGTGGGCACGACGAGGGGCACGAGGGGATCGCGGCGGTAGTTTTTGGCGTTGGAGAAGACGGGGATTTCGGCCTTGAGGAAAGCCATCTCTATAATCAGAAGTCAGTcaatcatcttctctcttctgtccgtctctctctttcatgTGAATGTGAAAAACGCACCAACATCGCCAGCGACATCGGAATCGAGGCCACTAAACACCACGTCACAGTCGGCAAACTCCTCCGGGCGGCACTCCCTCACGACCATCTCGGCGACGTCACCAATGGGCGAGGCCTGCTTCCACCGCACGGCATCCTTGTACTTCTTGCCTGCGGAGCGGGACGAGGCGCCGATTGCGTGCAGCTCGAGGGTCGGGTGGCCTTGCAGCAGGAGGATGAAGCGCTGGCCGACGGAGCCGGTGCAGCCGAGGACGCCTGCGAATTGATCATGTTAGGAAAAGCAGCtaagaagagggagatgggaTTATGGGGAGCCGTACCGCACTTCTTGCGAGGGGATTGCGTTGCCATTGTGGTGGTTTTGCTGTGTGTGGTTGTATGAGGGCGAAGATGGGAGCCGATACGGAGCTCGAATGGGGTGACACACGATGTCGCAATAACAACAAGAgattgaaaaagagagaggggtATATAGTATAATATGATCGTtgagaaaaacaaacaaacggCTCAGATCTAGATTGATAAAAGACCCGGATACCCAAAAATCGTCAAccagagggaaaagaagttATGGTTTGAACTTTCTGACTCCCAAAAGTTTTGGCTACCAGATTAAGCTCAATTGCTGCCCCGCCATCGGAGCGTCGCCATACGTCAGACTAGCTTTTTTTGCGCGGTGCCGGACCGTTTTTTATTAGATAGCACTTGGGTTATTAGCAGACAGTATCATGTAAGTCGATATGATTTATTTATGATTAATTGCTCAAGTGATTTGTTTTCCTAGATGAGATTGAACAAAAGAGACagttaaaaaaagaagaagaaaatagcTAATATGATTGCTCTCTTTGAGAATCTATCCCGTGAGACTGCCTGCATCCGAAACAAGCAGTTCTTCACAATGGGCCCTTATGCCCTACCTTAGTATTCAAGGTAAACAATATGCAGATGAGACTCAACCTTAAAGTCCCATATCAACATGCTGCGCCAAAACGCCAAGTGAAATCCACCGTGACGCCTCATCCAATACCAAACCAAACAAGTAAACACCAAATTATGCCGAGTTGAGTGAACCAATATTCCGCTCTACAATGCACGCGCATTCGAGACAATTCCCAGACAAATCCCAGTCGGCAATGCTTTATGCCTGGCCGTCGCTTCGCCTGTTGTTGGCGTATAATCGGAACTGCACGAAAATGGTGCCGTCCTCGACGACGGTGCCAAGAGACCCAATCAGCCAagggatggtgttgatgatgtatTTCCTGTCCTGGGAGTAGGCCACAATGCTGATTGCGTATGTCAGGTTTCCAGTCAGGGAAAGCATAAAGAACAGAATCGAGAGGCCTGTTCATGTTGATTAGCATGTGATAGCGTCAGCTAAGGGTCGGCTGAATATACCTTCGCAAGACTTTTCTCGGTAGTTCTTGATGATTTGGGGAATTCGAGCACTGCGGAAAGGTCAGTCTTTCACTTCTGTCACCGATACCCAAAATGTGTTCAAGCATACCAGAGGTAGCAGACTGCGCTGAAGTAGCCCAGCACCATtccaatcttctccagcaagTCTGATGACTCCACGGCGTTGAAGACGACAGGGTCTGCCTCGTTGTACGCTCCAGCCTTGTATGAGAGGTACCACCCCATGAATCCAACGACATATACGGCAATCAGGCTGAATGCATTGGACGACCACGAAGACCGCTCAATCAGTTCGTCGCCGGCCGGCGCAATCTTGCCGACGTCCTCGCTCGACACCGATCGGCGATGCGACATGCGCCGCTCTCCAAGAAGGGGCGCCTCCTCGGTggcctccgcctcctccgcaGCTCGGCGAGCGTTAATCGTGTTGTAGTATAGGCACtgggagatgaggaggaaatCGGCGACGCAAAAGTACATGGCCAATGCGACCGCTGTCGGCGCCAGATGCGTAAAGAGTCCACCTAAGGTAACAGTCAGCTCCGCTCGCAGACGGCTTCTCCGCGGGTGTATTTGCAGAATGGTGAGAATCTTGCAGGAGCACACACCGATCAAGTTGGTAGCATCGCCAATCATCCAGACAACCAGAAACGGCATGCTCAGCCCGTCGGCGCTCTTCGCTCGGTAGTTGACAATCATCTGAGGTAGCTGTCGGGTGTTGCGCAGTTAGATAAAGTCATTCTTGGGCGCAAGGAACTAGAGATTCAGCACATACAATAACACAGATCCATGCCGCCATGCTAATGCTTCCAAAGATTCCTGATATAGCTTTGTGAAGAGGCAGCTCTTTCACTGCCTCGTTGACCACGGCCATCGCGAGAGACGCCATGATAAGGAAGTCGGGCTTGTTCCGGCGGCGTACAGTAAATGCTGGGCAAGATGTGTCGCTTGCTCTGCAGCTtcgagagaaagagagagacggtcgatccagcagcaaagagTCAAAGGTTGGAAAAGGGAGAGCGAGATTGTGCGGAGAGTCAAAGCACCGGTGATCTCGTGAGGACTCCGACCAGCCGATGCTAGTCATAACAAGCTGAAGAGCGAAGACGGCTTATCGGACGCTCCTTATCGCGGGTCAGCGATAGAAGCGCGGATGCTGATTGGACGCGGCTGGTGGGGGCTAGGCGAAAGTAAATCTTGCCTTGCTTGCACACGAGACAGATCAAGGGTCTGGTTtggtctgctgctgctgggggAGGAATTTAGggatccatggatgatgGTGGGGTGCATACATAGCGCCGTACAGTAGCCAGTGCCAGTGTAACTTCCCGCGCTATCTCTGCTGTGGACGGGCTTGCATCGCCTGCGTCATTCGGGTTTGGTCAGCTTATAGATAAGATGTTCTGCTCGTATGCGTATGTGATGCTACCTCAGTATCTACAGTGATACTAGTCGACTGTATTTTATCTGATGACTTGCTCTCTGTTCTCGTCAACTTATTATCAAACTTTTTGATACTCGAACTCGATAACCATCGCCGAACAGCCAAAAAGCCTCGCACACAAACTCAATCGCTCTGGCATGCAGCGGCGGTGCCGAGGCCGCAGCCCAGTGACACAACTCGCCGCCGCTCATGATTCGCCACAGGGGCTTCCATTTCCACCTCGAGGCGGGCACATGGCTCAATCGCGCCCAGCAGCTGATGCACCCAAAGAGAAGAGCACCAGGCATGATGTAATGCGCGTGATCCGTCCAGACAGCCTCTTACGCGCTTTGTGCTCCCGCTGATGTGAGtaatgcagcagcaaatgccATTATGCGGCGAGGCGCCAGCTGCTACCAGGTACCGCACGCAGTGATTGAGCTCCCTGTGATTGGCGGTTTAGTAGCAGTGGCTGGAGTGCACTACGGAGCTGGAGTAGCTCCCGGGGGTACCTTGGTAGCCTATGTGAGCTCCATCCCTCCTCAGATAGGTCACACTGCCTGCATCTGCTTCTACTTCATCTTTACACAACAACCatcccttcatcatcatttcatCTCGCCGGTTCATCTAGAATAGCCATATAGAACTTTTGTTTACTGTGTGCGCCGTATTTTTGCAACCTGCagccatcatgaagctctcAAATGCCGTGGCCTTCAGCCTCGTCTCCCTGCCAGGGGCCATGGCTTGGGGAGGTGTGTATTGTCTCCTGTCTCTCTCCCGTGACGCTCTCTagtcaacaccatcaccagccatTCTAACAATCATCCTCTCCGAATCAAGGTCTGGGCCACATCACGACTGCCTACATTGCAAGCCAGTTTGTCAGCAACTCCACAGAGGCCTACCTCAAGCACCTCCTGCGAAACAATGAGCCCGACTACATGGCCAAGGTAGCCAGCTGGGCTGACTCGATCCGATACACAAAATGGGGTAGATTCACGAGCACGTTCCATTTCATCGATGCCCACGATAGCCCGCCCGAGTCGTGCAACGTCGACTTTGAGCGCGACTGCAAGGGGACCGGCTGTGTCATCACTGCTCTAGCCAACTACACCGAGCAGTCCCTCGACCCGTCGCTGCCGCCATGGCAACGTGCCCAGGCTGCCAAGTTTGTCATTCACTTTGTCGGCGACTTGCACCAGCCGTTACATAACGAAGACGTTGCGAGGGGCGGAAATGGTATCCACGTCAAGTGGAATGGACGAGACTTTAACCTGCATCACGTTTGGGATAGCTCCATTGCCGAGAAGTGGCTTGGTCGCGGAAAGCCGTACCCATTGGCGGAAAAGTGGTCCAGGGACCTCACTGACAAGATCAACAGCGGCATCTATTCAAAGGAGAAAGATGCTTGGCTGGCAGACTTGGACTTTAGCGATCCCATCGAGACGGCAATGGCTTGGTCGCGGGAATGCAACAAGCTTGTATGCGAATATGGTAAGTTTGTCGCCTGTCTTGTAAATATTTTTAGCTTTGGAGCTCAACTCACCGTTTGATAGTCTTCCCCGAGGGTCCCAAGGCCATTGTTGGCCAGGAGCTGAGCGGCGAGTACTATGAAAAGGCAGCGCCCATGCTCGAGAAACAAGTCGCGCGCGCAGGATACCGAATGGCGGCATGGCTAGATCTGATTGTCGACGAGTTCCAAAAGAAGGACGCCAGCTATACTGGCAAGCGACCCGCAGAGGATTATGAAGAGCCTGTTGATGAGCTtgcagaagagatggaggactATATTGGAGAGTTGTAATTGAATACCTATGCCTAGAAGGGTGGAGACAGACACGGGGTTGCTTCACCCATATTTGGTCTTATGCATGACAGCAAGCAGACATGATTTTGCATATAGAGAATGAACCAGAGCTTTTGCCAAGGACATCGAAATCGTGAATGCCTCAATTAAATTAACGGATATAGAAACACGACGGGAAATACCATCGCCAAGACAATTGTTTCTCTATCAATGACTGGTTTGCCCTTTCGCTATTCTCTTTGTTTCGCTCCAGGGTATCCGAAACGGCcaacattgaagccatccCCCCCGCCTAAAGGGGTGAAACGGCAGGATTCGGCAAGCCGAAGCTCAGCAAAGGAACAGTTTGCGAGATTCCAAATGCCCTTTACGGCATATGACGTCTGtgccaagaagatgagaCCGGGAATAAAAAGTTCCCTCAAGAATCTGTCAGCTGAACAAGACGGAGCGTCTGTTTCGGGGGTGCAAAGACGGAGTTTCAGATGTGCTCTGTTGACGAGCGCCAAGGAGGTTTCACGAACCGGCAAACGGCAACGCTGTGGGCTCGAGATTTTTGCCCTTTGGGGCTTATTTCCCCTCTACCCTTGCCCTGTCTGTACTTTCATCTGTGCATTGGCCCCTGAAGCGTCAAAGGGTCTAGGTTGCTCTTcgcttctttgttttgtctgTATGcgaagagatgaaaagggACTTGTCACTAACATAACAGGCAGTGGCTGTCATCTACAGTCTGTGCGGTTCCGGTTTGCCGGATTGGGGATCTTTTGTCTGTCACTTTAACGAGCTTGGATGAAACGTGCTCCTTTGCAGATGTAATTGAGTCTGTTTCCGTCCGGGGTGCAACGCGAGATGGACGGATATACTCCGACAGACCCCTATTGACGCCGTCTCATCCTCTAATGATTACAAAGAGCACTTCCAATATAGGTACTACTTCCATGTTGTCAAAGCTCAAGGCGGCGCTTTTGCAATGACTTGCTAGATTCCAATAAAAGCTCATTCAATGCAGCCCTGAGAATGGGCCGCCTTTATGCCGATTGTAGCTGATTGATTGTTGAGCCAGCTGCAATTTATTGGCTACAAGACGACGAGGCTTCTTACATGTAGGCGCCCAAGATTTGAGTGGGGGGTTGTATATCTGCCTCTTTGTGTTCTGTACACgggaacaaagaaagcaTGGTGGCACGGCTACTGTATCCGTATCTGCAGCCATTTAGACCGCAGCTTAAATAAAAAGCCAAGACAACTTTGTTCTCCCGAGCATGGACTAAGTCCGCTGCCAAGTCGCGTACCCATGGAGCATGTTTCGTGCGGCCTGTAAGCGCACGCCTTGTTGGTGTATTGTGTACGCTGGAGGATTTCTCTACTTGAAATCACATTGTGGCAGAAAGGAAGCGGAGATCGATCCGGGCTGCAGCAGTTGGCCAACGAATGCTATCTTTACCAAATGTATTGAACATCTGTTCTGCCTGTCTGTTCATAGAGATTTCGCCTGAATATCTTGATATTACTAGGTAGTGTTGGGGCTTCAGTTCATCCCAAAGCAATGACCATGAGAGTTGCTCCGTGCTCCGAAACGGTACATGGCAATGTAGCAACACCACGTGCCGACCGCCCTCGGATCAATTCCCCCAAACGCCTTCACCTCAactttctcctcttcaacgtcttTTTCTCACCATCCGTGCACGCCCATTACCAAAGCAAAAGCGCTCAAACAGCCAGTGCCTGAGCCCCAACTTCTCGTCTCGGGTCTCCGTATCGCCTGCAACCGAAACGCGAAGCGCCACATGGAGGCTGTAGATCCGggcttgccattggccagATTGGCCTGGCACCAACCCCGAGACGCCTGAAGCCGCATCAGTGCATCCGTACTTTAATCTGCGACAGCGCCAGGGTCTGGTTGACCACGGCTAGGCCTAGGGCATTGCGCTGCTGAGTTGCGGCGCCTGAGTGAGAGTCCCTGGgaaaataactttaattcCGGGGACACAAAGGGCATCACAAAGAGGACATTACAACAATGCCGCTGTAGGTACTACGAGTACCGCCCTGTCTCCTTTGTACTGgacttttttatttccttatttCTGTACCTTAACTACTCTTTGCTAACCCATTACCAGTTGTAGGTATTAGTAGTAGTATATCATCTGCAACTGAAGCTTGCTGGAGCAGAAACAATGGGCTGAAAATGAAAGAGGTCCGTTGCTGCGGCTAGTCGGCAGCCAGTGCATCCCCCTGGCCAGCGTGCCCCAGAGCATCTCCGGTACCTGCGTGGAGAGGCGTTCAGTCCTCCTCAACGTCTGTTTCGAGCCCCCGACTCATCAGACAGCGCTAATGCCGTCGCGTTTGGTGACACTGCACCCTCAATATGGGATTGTAATCCTGGGATTGCCCTTTTCGATCGCCGTTCCAAGAGGCTCACCCCGGCTCCGGGGCTGCCTCTAACAAACCCCCCCGGCCTTTCGCCCTGGTTTTGCTCCTCGGATCGGTGCTGAACCGTTTGAGGCTCATGGAACCGCACTTGCTCGTGGGTGTGGATGAGTGTCCCTGTTCTGTTTCTGGAACTGGAGCACCACTGTTCCTGATCCCTAGTCGTGCCGTCTTCCCGATGTCTTGTTTCGTCCCTGTGTCTGCGGTTTGCATTGACGCCAAAGGCCTTGGCGTCTCAAAGCTATAATGGCCTCGCTCTCCCCTCTtgttgtttctctttctttcttctcttcatcctccaaccATTCCTTTCCTAACTCCTCTAAGCGACCTGGTCGTTCGCGGTCTCTTTCGtttatttccttctttcgTGTGTCTGTGacacttctttttctctcttttcgtCTCTGGTCTGGTACCATTCCCTCTCACAACTTCAACTCGacaattttatttttttcctttatacCTTtaaatttcttcttttaacACCTTTCAATATGCAAATCAAGAACGTTCTCACTGGCCTTGTTGGCCTGGCTGTCCTGGCTGACGCCGCTTCAATCGAGCGCCGATCTCCTTTCGGTCGTACTCTGGAACGTCGCCAGAACAACTTCAGAAACGGTGGTAACAACGGTCAGAACAATGGTCAAAACAACGGCCAGCAGAACAATGGTCAAAACAACGGTCAAAACGGTGGCAacaacaacgccaacaacgGAGGCAATGCTGCTGGTGCGACCCTGGATTCCAACCTGATCCAGACTGGCTCCCAGCAAGATGGCAACAACCCTGGTGCCGATGGCCAGTCCGCTTCTGCTACGTGAGTATAGCCCCATCTCATCTGGCACATGAAAGATTGCTAATGAGTGTCCAGTgacaacttcaacttcatcaacttCTGTCAGGGCAAGACCATCACCAACGGTGAGCAGGTTAAGACC contains these protein-coding regions:
- a CDS encoding s1/P1 nuclease domain-containing protein, which encodes MKLSNAVAFSLVSLPGAMAWGGLGHITTAYIASQFVSNSTEAYLKHLLRNNEPDYMAKVASWADSIRYTKWGRFTSTFHFIDAHDSPPESCNVDFERDCKGTGCVITALANYTEQSLDPSLPPWQRAQAAKFVIHFVGDLHQPLHNEDVARGGNGIHVKWNGRDFNLHHVWDSSIAEKWLGRGKPYPLAEKWSRDLTDKINSGIYSKEKDAWLADLDFSDPIETAMAWSRECNKLVCEYVFPEGPKAIVGQELSGEYYEKAAPMLEKQVARAGYRMAAWLDLIVDEFQKKDASYTGKRPAEDYEEPVDELAEEMEDYIGEL
- a CDS encoding semialdehyde dehydrogenase, dimerization domain-containing protein → MATQSPRKKCGVLGCTGSVGQRFILLLQGHPTLELHAIGASSRSAGKKYKDAVRWKQASPIGDVAEMVVRECRPEEFADCDVVFSGLDSDVAGDVEMAFLKAEIPVFSNAKNYRRDPLVPLVVPTVNLPHLDLIPHQRSVHGLNKGFLVCNSNCAVIGLVIPFAALQAAFGPISTVSIVTMQAVSGAGYPGVSSMDIMDNVVPFIQGEEDKLETEARKILGAIDGDRKAFVEQEALRVSASCNRVAVMDGHTACVSLKFERQPPPSPEECKAALRAYVSEAQKIGCPSAPNPPIKVFDEDDRPQPRLDRDLGRGYTVSVGRVRADESGIFDLKFVALSHNTVIGAAGSSILNAEAAILKGYI
- a CDS encoding PQ loop repeat domain-containing protein; its protein translation is MAVVNEAVKELPLHKAISGIFGSISMAAWICVILPQMIVNYRAKSADGLSMPFLVVWMIGDATNLIGGLFTHLAPTAVALAMYFCVADFLLISQCLYYNTINARRAAEEAEATEEAPLLGERRMSHRRSVSSEDVGKIAPAGDELIERSSWSSNAFSLIAAGAYNEADPVVFNAVESSDLLEKIGMVLGYFSAVCYLCARIPQIIKNYREKSCEGLSILFFMLSLTGNLTYAISIVAYSQDRKYIINTIPWLIGSLGTVVEDGTIFVQFRLYANNRRSDGQA
- a CDS encoding ring finger domain-containing protein, which produces MRTPRIVILVLCISASFFLLFRAATASRRAADSRYPTELRPNRSVWGLIFYNTPFSLFPPNAAISLTDDNSTSFAARPAAFGPRLRPNGLSGQLWVGSGFIEDSLDGNGELGCSDLPGWDGADASKSTRRPRRSQELLSPDSSETDTKASLSKDIPTDDGTDNHLHERLPLTRRDTSVSSHADIQSIQEGAEIKGKIVLLMRGGCGFLEKVMWAQRRGAIGVIVGDNVKGGPLIQMFARGDEVDNVTIPSVFTARTTAQLLSSLTQPGSFIEDTLDDNGNPVLKVQQGSKARKSKDTDSKKKAPSKKSKPSNKEKRITKRKEVEEKPSGWFKRLFSWGTSSRGVDSESRPPSSGQLDWVMVEDWEDEQDSTIKPSVAKSKKQPKRPKSEGDDFVIGVQDWRDPDVMGKSKATSVSKDAPANSNSKGDTSDKTPSADKPKGGSITPGSGEYKLRKVSEVENEATSAFELRGVSPSTKGRGLISRIFGDDEDDDLDAELADPEDGDYDDDLPEEDEDPVPHEGLWVTITPTSSASPFFDTLLVLVISPLVTLSIVYALLVLRARIRRRRWRAPKSVVERLPVRTYHTVARSPSLSPRVSSPTPTTPLLQHTHSSSPPRSRPRSRTTTGVMESANFLAPTPSDLALPQTLPQRSSRTGRSGHERGAISAEWKKYMGRQVECVVCLEEYVDGVSRVMRLPCGHEFHADCITPWLTTRRRTCPICKGDVVRSMARGSWAGPRYEPYHDDGDDDDEQVAEGSGSRSSSGDEDLEQGVAEAEPTASRRSNWQDNFFFILPGGRRRTQSPSPPSDDRQT